TTTCATTTGTCATTGGGATTTGGACATTGGGATTTTTATTCTTTGGCTTCATTATTTTCCTTAACATTATCTAAACATATACATTCCTTATTTCCCTATAGGGTGAATAGTTACAATTTTTCTTGACAGGATATTTTATTTTATACTATTCTATAAATAGCTAACTTATATGCAGTAATATAAAACTGCCAATAGGCAGTATAATCTAAGGTTAGAAGGAAAAATGAAATACACAAAATATCATGCTCTTGGTAACGACTACATCATAACCCATCCTGCAGATCTCAAAAATGAGATTAGTCAGGATGTGATCCGTTTGATATGTCACCGAAACTATGGCGTTGGTTCTGATGGCATATTGCTTGGCCCTTTGGACAGTCAATCGTGTGACTTCGGTCTGAAGATTTACAATCCTGACGGAAGCGAAGCAGAGAAAAGCGGAAATGGTCTGAGAATCTTTGCAAGATACCTTTGGGATAAGGGTCTCGTTAACAGCATGCCTTTCACTGTTGAGACGCTCGGTGGGGTTGTATCATGTGAAGTCAGTGCTAACGGCAAGAGCGTGAAGGTGGAAATGGGTGGTGTAAGTTTCAATAGCGCAGATATCCCTGTTGTTGGGACTTCACGAGAAGTGTTAAACGAAGAAATCGAAATAGATGGCAATGTTTTGAAATTCTGCGCTGCAACAGTCGGCAACCCTCACTGTGTTGTACTTACGGAGCATCCGACGTCAGAAGTGGCCCATCGCTATGGCCCGTTAATTGAAACAGATTCTCGATTTCCGAATCGCACGAATGTTCAGTTCATGAAGGTCATAGATCGTCATAACATCCAGATTGAAATATGGGAGCGAGGAGCAGGATACACATTGGCTTCTGGTAGCAGTAGCACTGCGGCAGCGGCTGTAGCTCATAGACTTGGACTATGCGATGCCGATATTACAGTTCACATGCCCGGCGGACAAATTAAAATTCAGCTTGACGATAATTTTTCAGCTACAATGAGAGGTCCAGCAACTAAAATTTGTGAAGGAAACATTGCAGATGAAATGTTTGAAAAATCCTTCTAACCAATTGCTGCACCTGACCCGCGCTTCGCTCGGGCAGGTGAGCTCAGTCGTTATGTCGATTTCAAATAGGCTCTTAGCGTTGAGAGGAGTGATCCTATAATGAGAATGAGTAAATTGGAAAAACGATTTGTGAATAGCATAAGGCAAGTGAAAAAAAAACATAGAAGTTGCAGAGCACTTATTCAAGCAAGGTAATTTGAAGAATACCAACAATGTGTTGGAAGTTGGATGCGGCATAGGTTTTCTCGCATCATATTTGGCGAAAACCTACAAATGGACGGTAACAGGAATCGATTTAGATCCTGAACAGATAGAAAGAGCAAAAAGTAATAATAAGGAAAATGATTCCTTAAGGTTTTTTGAAGCAGATGCTACAGAACTTCCATTTGAAAAGAATGAATTTGATTTGGTTTTATCGTTTGATGTTTTGCATCATATTCCAAATTGGGATAAAGTATTAGATGAAGTAAGTCGAGTTTTAAGATCAAATGGAATGTATATTTTAAATGACCTTGCACTTCCACGCTTTACAGCCAGAACCTTTAAAGGTTTATTAAATAATTATATGGGTGTTTACTCAGTAGATGATATTATCAATCATTTAAAGAGGAATAACATTGATATTGTTTATGTGGAAAGACCAAGGATAAATATACTTATGAGACATTTTAGCATAGTATCAATGGCGACATAACAAATCGCTGAAGCTGACCGCCGGGCAAGCCCGCCGCAGCTTAGCTCTGTCGTTAGGCAAGAATGATTGAATGGTAGTATAAATATATGAAACGAAAACAATAGTTGCGTATAACTGATTGTTGTGGTATAATTAAGACAGGATAATAAGATAATGCCTAACAACTCATTGCAGCGGACGGTGTAAACGCCGGCGGCTGAACTCTGTCGTTAAGCAAATAGAATATTAACACTCAAGATGAATTGGTAAAATGAAATATTATTTGAGTGGGATCCAAGAAAAGCAAAAATGTCCATGGGATATCTTTTGATGAAGCCAGCACAACTTTTAGCGATATACTATCATTAACAATCTATGATCCGTTACATTCTGAGCAAGAAGACAGATTTATTTTAATTGGGAATTCAGTTAAACATCGTGTGTTAGTAACTGTTCATACAGAAAGAGGAGATAAAATTAGAATAATAAGCGCAAGAAAGGCAACAAAAAATGAAAGGAGACAATATGAAGAGAATGCAAAAAGATCGAAATATGCTTGAAGAATATGATTTCAGCAAAGGTATTCAGGGAAAATACGCAAAAAAATACTGCGAAGGGACAAATGTTGTAGTTATTGATACTGATGTTATCAAATTTTTCCCTGACCATGAATCTGTAAATCAAGCATTAAGATCATTAATTGATATTATTAAGAGACAAAAACAATAT
The nucleotide sequence above comes from bacterium. Encoded proteins:
- the dapF gene encoding diaminopimelate epimerase; this encodes MKYTKYHALGNDYIITHPADLKNEISQDVIRLICHRNYGVGSDGILLGPLDSQSCDFGLKIYNPDGSEAEKSGNGLRIFARYLWDKGLVNSMPFTVETLGGVVSCEVSANGKSVKVEMGGVSFNSADIPVVGTSREVLNEEIEIDGNVLKFCAATVGNPHCVVLTEHPTSEVAHRYGPLIETDSRFPNRTNVQFMKVIDRHNIQIEIWERGAGYTLASGSSSTAAAAVAHRLGLCDADITVHMPGGQIKIQLDDNFSATMRGPATKICEGNIADEMFEKSF
- a CDS encoding class I SAM-dependent methyltransferase, producing MEVAEHLFKQGNLKNTNNVLEVGCGIGFLASYLAKTYKWTVTGIDLDPEQIERAKSNNKENDSLRFFEADATELPFEKNEFDLVLSFDVLHHIPNWDKVLDEVSRVLRSNGMYILNDLALPRFTARTFKGLLNNYMGVYSVDDIINHLKRNNIDIVYVERPRINILMRHFSIVSMAT